ACAATATTTTAGCGCTTTCCTCCTAATTTCTTGTTTAAGCGTTAAGTTTACCTTGAATATATATTTATAAATATTTTCAATGAAGCACTGTGTTGTTCTACAGAGAATTTTATATATCTCTAGTTCCCTTATATAGGGAAGATCTGATGCTATAACGACTAGCCCTGAGACAGCAGCTTCAAGTATTGATAATGGCATAATCTCATAGAGAGAGGGCAAGATAAATATAGAAGATTTTGACAATATTTCTACCTTTGTATTTTCATCTACAAAGCCCATATATATTAGGTTCTTTAGACGTTTTGAGGCCCTTATAACAAGATCTTTTAGAGGACCCTCACCTATTATTATAAATTCTATATCTTTAGCCTTTGCTGCTATGCTTACTAATATATGGATACCCTTTTGAGGTGTTAATCTGCCTATAAAAACTACTCTGGGCTTTTCTACTTCGCCTACCTTATATTTATTGCAGTCAACTCCATTAGGTATCACGTACACCTTACTGAACCCCATATTGATGAAATCGATTGCTTGTCCCCGTGTCAATGCGTGCGCCACCTTTACTTTCCCACTCTTGGCGATAAGGGTAGTTAAGATCCGCTTCACATTGTAAAACTCTACACCTTTTACCATTGTGTGACCCCCTAGTATTGTCTTATCATCTGCTATAGGGAATACCCCAATATTGGCCAGATATTTTACATCCACCCTAGGATAGAACTCAGGCATATACGCCTTAAGAGGGCCTAACTTTAACACTCTATATGGAACTCTATAGTATTTAAATTCAGGGTATACTTTAGTCCTTTCTACATCTTTTGTAATAGGATTTTTAGGTGCAATGAAATACACATCATAACCTTTTCTAACAAGCCTATTTCCAACTTCTAAGCTCCATACCTCTGTACCGCCATATACCTCTAGGGGAGTCCCTGAAAATATCCCTATTTTCATCCTTAATTACATCCATATAATAGTATATTATATAATTAAATATTATTAGAAATTTGTTATCCGTTTCATCCTAGCTATTTCCAAGGGTCTTCAATGGAGAGTCTTCCAATCCTTTCAGAAGATCCTTGATGGTTCCTGTATCTCAGCTCTAGCTATATATATTATCACCTCCTTAATAGCTTTTAGTTCGATCGATCATAGCTTAACCTTTTCTGATAGATGTAGAATTTATCGTTAGCAACCATGGTGAAACTTCTGAAGAACGTAATATAAACACTCATAGAAGATTCACTAAATATAACTCCTATCTTAAAATATGTCTGTTTTTGGAATATCCTTGGATTGCTCTTCTTAATTATTATAAGGTTGCCTATGGTTATTTGCATGTTTCTCCTAATAATAATTAGGTGTTGAGGAATGGATCTCCAGCCTGATGATCCCCTTCCTACTCTAGAGGATACGACTTTCAATTGTAGATCTAAATATTTAGGAGAACAGTAGTTTTGCTGCAAATGCCTTTTACTTAGCTATTGCTCTTATCAATCCTATGAATAGTGGTGATGGTGATAGAGGTCTGCTCCTAAACTCTGGATGGGCCTGTGTTCCTATGAAGAATCTATGTCCCTTTAGCTCCATAAAGTCTGGGAATCCCTCATCGCTATATCCGCTAACTATGAATCCACTGGATTCTAGCTTATCAACATACTTCGGATTCACCTCATATCTATGTCTATGCCTCTCATATACCTCATCTGAGTTATATAGGCTATAGACTATTGTTCCCCTCACAAGCTTTGATCTTGTTAGCCCTAGCCTCATAGTCCCCCCAAGCCTTGTTATCTTCTTCTGACTCTCAAGAAGATCCACAACTGGATGCGGTGTTAAAGGATCTATCTCTGTTGAGTTAGCCCCCTCAAGACCTAGGACATTTCTAGCTATCTCCACAGCCATTAGCTGTAATCCGAAGCATATCCCGAGCGTTGGGAGGTTTTCTTCTCTTAGATATCTTAGCATTCTTATCTTACCCTCAGCCCCTCTCCTCCCAAAGCCTGGGAGGACTATGTATCCAGCGCTACTATCTATATAATCCTCTGGTCTAACCTTCCCACTCTCTATATCTGTAGCCTCAACCCACTCGATCTCAGGCTTAACCATGAACTCCGCAGATGCATGTTTAACAGCCTCTACAATGCTTATATAGCTATCCCTCACCTTTGTATACTTCCCAACCATATAGATCTTAACCTTTCTAGATGCTCTATCTAGCTTTTCAACAAAGGCCTCCCATGATGTGAGATCCGGCTCTCTATAGCTGAGACCAAGCCTCTCAGAGATCTTCCTTGTAAGCCCCTGGCTATGGAGGATCAGTGGGATTCTATATATATTATCAACATCAGGATCGCTGAATATCATATCCGGTGGGACATTTGTGAAGAGCGAGATCTTCCTCCTAGCCTCCTCAGATAGGGGTTTCTCACCCCTAGCAATTATTATATCAGGCTGAACCCCTATCCTCCTCAGCTCCTGGACGGAGTGTTGGAGAGGCTTTGTCTTAATCTCACCAACGCTCCTGAGAAACGGGACTAGAGCTACATGTATATAGAGGACATTGTTATAGCCCTCTTCAAGTCTAAGCTGCCTCATAGCCTCTATAAATGGGAGGCCCTCTATATCACCCACAGTACCTCCAATCTCTATCACAGCTATATCAGCACCCTGAGCCCTAGCAACATCCCTAACCCTGGACTTGATCTCATTAGTTATATGTGGTATTACCTGCACACACTCCCCGAGATAATCTCCCCTCCTCTCCTTCTCAATAACAGATAGATAGATCTGCCCAGTGGTTATATTATTAGCCCTTGAGAGGGACTTCCCCAAGAACCTCTCATAATGACCTATATCAAGATCTGTTTCAGCACCATCATCTGTAACGAAGACCTCGCCATGTGCATAGGGATTCATGGTTCCAGCATCTATATTGATATAAGGATCTATCTTAATCGCTGTAACATTATACCCAGATCTCGCGAGTAGATTAGCTATAGATGCAACAACAATACCCTTCCCCAGACTGCTAAGCACACCGCCTGTAACAACTATATACTTTACCAACACAAAACACATTATATATAGTATTAAGGAGGATAATAAAAGTGAACCCCGGAGGATCTGAGGATAGGAATAACTGACCCCTCTCTACTTATGATGAATTAGATCGAGGGGGTTCTTCAAATACTACTTCGAGGTAATTCCATACATAGATAACAACTTATCTATTAAAGCATGGCTTAGATGCTCTGAGAAGCTATACTGCATTGTGATTAGACTTAGCGTTAGAGGTATTATCTGAATTACTATGAATGCTATATTAAGTCTAGGATCTCTATAGCTTAGGGTTGATAGAGATATTCTGAGCAGAGCTCCACCCATATTTATATAGATCCCGCTCTTGGTAACCAGATCCCCGATTAAATGGGATATAGCTATTAATGCAGATGCATATATCGAGAGATATAGTGAAACACCATATATTGATCCGAGGAGTAGCCAGAGCATATAGCCTATAGACATGGATATCAATATACAGCTGAGAACCTCGTGGGTGTAGGGGCTTCTAACGACTCTACCGCTAGGGAGCCTCTTATGACCTATATCTATAGCTATATTGACTACTACAGATAATATGAATATATAGGAGAGCGCCCATATATCGGATCCGAATAATAGGTTAGCAAGGGATGCAAATCCAAAACCACCTATAATATGTGAATTTAGCTTCAAATGATCACCCTAATACTTTCGCCCAACTCCCCCTCTATGTTAGCTAGCAGCTATCATCAATTTATATACATAGCCGGGAACAACTTAAAAACCTTAAATTAACATATATTACCTATTGCCATTTTACTATCATAGCCCATAAGGTTCCAAAGGTTTTAGGTATTACAGCCTTAGCATTTATTTGAAAATAGTGAGATGATCAGGGCTAGCGATACCGCTAATGATTAGCTATAGCTATCTAACTAATATTAACACGATATTATTTTCATTGACATTTCCCTCTTATCTCTCTTCTTCCTTCTAACATGTTTAAACATGCTGATTCATAACTCCTATAGTTTAGTATCAAATTCTAGATCCTATATGTGGTAGGGAAGATATATCGAAAAAACTGGGAGAACATGGCAGGGATTACTTATATGAGCGGATTATTAAAACAAAACTTTTGATAGCCTCATACCTTTTGGAATGGGGAGGAGATTAGCTCTTTCTCCACAGCTTCGAGTGGATTTCCTTTAACCTCTCTCATTGACTTGCCGGTACCTCCCCTTCTAAGCATAATTATCTCTGCTAGAACGCTTATAGCTATCTCTTCAGGCGATATAGCCCCTATATCTATCCCGGCTGGTGTTCT
The Sulfolobales archaeon DNA segment above includes these coding regions:
- a CDS encoding CTP synthase, whose translation is MVKYIVVTGGVLSSLGKGIVVASIANLLARSGYNVTAIKIDPYINIDAGTMNPYAHGEVFVTDDGAETDLDIGHYERFLGKSLSRANNITTGQIYLSVIEKERRGDYLGECVQVIPHITNEIKSRVRDVARAQGADIAVIEIGGTVGDIEGLPFIEAMRQLRLEEGYNNVLYIHVALVPFLRSVGEIKTKPLQHSVQELRRIGVQPDIIIARGEKPLSEEARRKISLFTNVPPDMIFSDPDVDNIYRIPLILHSQGLTRKISERLGLSYREPDLTSWEAFVEKLDRASRKVKIYMVGKYTKVRDSYISIVEAVKHASAEFMVKPEIEWVEATDIESGKVRPEDYIDSSAGYIVLPGFGRRGAEGKIRMLRYLREENLPTLGICFGLQLMAVEIARNVLGLEGANSTEIDPLTPHPVVDLLESQKKITRLGGTMRLGLTRSKLVRGTIVYSLYNSDEVYERHRHRYEVNPKYVDKLESSGFIVSGYSDEGFPDFMELKGHRFFIGTQAHPEFRSRPLSPSPLFIGLIRAIAK
- a CDS encoding glycosyltransferase family 4 protein, translating into MKIGIFSGTPLEVYGGTEVWSLEVGNRLVRKGYDVYFIAPKNPITKDVERTKVYPEFKYYRVPYRVLKLGPLKAYMPEFYPRVDVKYLANIGVFPIADDKTILGGHTMVKGVEFYNVKRILTTLIAKSGKVKVAHALTRGQAIDFINMGFSKVYVIPNGVDCNKYKVGEVEKPRVVFIGRLTPQKGIHILVSIAAKAKDIEFIIIGEGPLKDLVIRASKRLKNLIYMGFVDENTKVEILSKSSIFILPSLYEIMPLSILEAAVSGLVVIASDLPYIRELEIYKILCRTTQCFIENIYKYIFKVNLTLKQEIRRKALKYCWESIITKIEHMITEVYEKV